The genomic DNA AAATTTTCTCCGCACCCCTTGACAAATCCGAAAGGGGTGCTATAATATGTCTCGGAAGGTCAAAGAAAGTCAAAGTCAAATAACGGAGGCGAAACGATATGGCAATGACCGACAGGATATACGCGATGATACGTGAGCTTATCGAAAGCGAGGGCGCCGCGGAGATCGCCCGCAACGAGCTCGCGGGTAAGCTCGGGTGCGTTCCGAGCCAGATAAACTACGTTATCTCCTCGCGCTTCACGCCGGAGCAGGGCTACATCGTGGAGAGCCGGCGCGGAGGCGGCGGCTACATCCGCATCAGAATGGTGGACGGCAGCCGCGACGGCTACCGGATGCATATAGTCAACAGCATCGGCGCATATATAGATATGAACTCCGCCTTCGCGATACTGCGCAACCTCGTCGCCAACGGCTGCCTGACCGAGAAGGAGGGCAAGCTGATCCTCGCCGCGCTCCGCAGCAGGAGCGTAGCGTCGCTTCCGCCGGAGACCGCGGGCGCGATCCGCGCCGACCTTCTCAAAAATATGCTCATGAATATTTAGCGCAAATCCTACATTATATAAATATCACTTGAAAGAGGTGTTTGATATGTTGTGTGAAAACTGCAAGAAAAGAGAAGCGACCGTCTTCTACGAGGAAAACATAAACGGCAAGAAGAAGAGCTACAAGCTCTGTCCCGACTGCGCGGCGGAAAAGGGAGTCAGCATCCCCGACTTCGGCAGGGAGATGCTGAACTTCGGCAGCGGTCTGTTCGGCGGCGGCCTTTTCAACGGCCTGCTGAACGCCGCGATGCCGTCCTTCGCGCTCGAAAGCGGCAGGCGCGAGCCCCGCGGCGAAAAGCGCTGCCCCGTCTGCGGCTCCACGCTCGCGGATATA from Clostridia bacterium includes the following:
- a CDS encoding CtsR family transcriptional regulator; the encoded protein is MAMTDRIYAMIRELIESEGAAEIARNELAGKLGCVPSQINYVISSRFTPEQGYIVESRRGGGGYIRIRMVDGSRDGYRMHIVNSIGAYIDMNSAFAILRNLVANGCLTEKEGKLILAALRSRSVASLPPETAGAIRADLLKNMLMNI
- a CDS encoding UvrB/UvrC motif-containing protein — its product is MLCENCKKREATVFYEENINGKKKSYKLCPDCAAEKGVSIPDFGREMLNFGSGLFGGGLFNGLLNAAMPSFALESGRREPRGEKRCPVCGSTLADITRNGRLGCGECYSVFGGMPLPKPKREPGEEPPKNETPSREELEAQLKKAVAEENFEEAARIRDVLRGKNA